The following coding sequences are from one Mus pahari chromosome X, PAHARI_EIJ_v1.1, whole genome shotgun sequence window:
- the LOC110313318 gene encoding olfactory receptor 10A7-like yields the protein MPAVGPENTTMEVTEFFLLGFGDLKELNALLFLVFGIVYLVTVSANLLLVVLVCTQQGLQTPMYFFLANLSCLEVCYTSNVVPRMLVDLLREHRMISMVGCITQLYFFGALGSTECYLLAVMSYDRYLAICRPLHYSTLLHGTLCVELAIGSWLCGFSVAAAFQAAMLSSLDFCGGNEVDHFFCDLKPLQKLSCSDPHLVNLVCMSLTSLVTLVPFGLTLASYWKILAVVLCIPSIIGRQKAFSTCSSHLVVVTLFYGTLILVYAVPLAGQVPVLNKTFSLFYTVITPMCNPLIYSLKNRDVKEALRKFKNLVL from the coding sequence ATGCCTGCAGTGGGGCCAGAAAATACCACTATGGAGGTAACTGAGTTTTTTCTATTAGGGTTTGGAGACCTCAAGGAACTGAATGCCTTGCTTTTCTTGGTATTTGGTATTGTCTATCTCGTCACAGTTTCTGCTAATCTTCTTCTTGTAGTACTGGTATGCACTCAACAAGGACTCCAGACtccaatgtatttctttcttgcaAACCTTTCATGCCTAGAGGTCTGTTATACATCCAATGTTGTTCCCCGAATGCTGGTGGACTTACTGCGGGAACATAGGATGATCTCCATGGTAGGTTGTATAACTCAGCTATACTTTTTTGGGGCCCTGGGAAGCACTGAGTGTTATCTCCTGGCAGTAATGTCATATGACAGGTACCTGGCTATCTGCAGGCCCCTGCACTATTCAACATTATTACATGGAACCCTATGTGTGGAACTAGCGATTGGCTCATGGCTTTGTGGCTTCTCAGTGGCAGCTGCCTTCCAGGCTGCTATGCTATCCAGCTTGGATTTTTGTGGGGGCAATGAGGTTGaccatttcttctgtgatttgAAACCTCTTCAGAAGCTCTCCTGCTCTGATCCCCATCTGGTTAACCTAGTCTGCATGAGTCTAACATCCCTGGTAACCCTGGTCCCCTTTGGACTAACTTTAGCCTCTTACTGGAAGATCCTTGCAGTGGTCTTGTGCATACCTTCCATTATTGGCAGGCAAAAGGCATTCTCCACTTGTTCTTCTCATCTAGTAGTTGTAACCTTGTTTTATGGGACTTTAATCTTGGTCTATGCTGTACCATTAGCTGGCCAGGTGCCGGTTCTCAACAAGACCTTCTCCTTGTTCTATACTGTTATTACTCCAATGTGTAATCCTCTAATCTACAGCCTCAAAAACAGAGATGTCAAGGAGGctctgagaaaatttaaaaatctcgTTCTGTGA